Proteins encoded by one window of Cyclobacteriaceae bacterium:
- a CDS encoding porin family protein, translating to MKKINLLFFAILITAGAAMAQAQFAVGIKGGLNFAKFDATEFGESVKGKTGFHGGAFALVKFSKIGIQPELIFSQQGSKATFDSGKGEGNFDYINIPVMLKLYTIAGINLQVGPQFGFLSRAEIDGDNVKSSFKGSDLSLGIGAGWDLPFGLTIDARYNLGLSKIDDNDPAYEAVKNQVIQVSLGYKIIKIGK from the coding sequence ATGAAAAAAATCAATCTCTTATTTTTTGCTATCCTTATTACTGCGGGTGCGGCCATGGCGCAGGCGCAGTTTGCAGTTGGGATAAAGGGCGGATTAAATTTTGCAAAGTTTGATGCTACTGAATTCGGTGAAAGTGTGAAAGGTAAAACTGGTTTTCATGGTGGTGCATTTGCACTAGTCAAGTTTTCTAAGATTGGTATTCAACCAGAATTAATCTTTTCGCAACAAGGATCGAAAGCCACATTTGACTCAGGAAAAGGGGAAGGTAATTTTGATTACATCAACATTCCGGTCATGCTAAAACTCTATACCATAGCTGGTATCAACCTGCAGGTAGGGCCACAGTTTGGCTTTTTAAGCAGGGCTGAAATTGATGGTGATAATGTTAAAAGCAGTTTCAAGGGTTCTGACTTGAGTTTGGGTATTGGCGCTGGTTGGGATCTTCCTTTTGGACTAACCATCGATGCTCGCTATAACCTGGGGTTATCTAAAATTGATGACAACGATCCTGCCTATGAAGCCGTTAAAAATCAGGTAATTCAGGTTTCCTTGGGATATAAGATCATCAAGATCGGTAAATAA
- a CDS encoding patatin-like phospholipase family protein — translation MKIGLVLSGGGARGFAHLGVIKALEEFGLRFYHVAGTSAGSIAGAFYCYGYTPDEILDRISQMGFLKSVRPAWAWTGLLSMDGFKEMMCRCMPENNFSALKIPLTVAATEIRLGKVVYFEEGELIPAVLASSTIPALFNPVKQNGNVYVDGGIMDNLPVRPLVGKCDFIIGSHCNPVAQRFDINSVKDVTERSLLIAINVNTTKSKTYCNQVIEPPDLGKFSTFDLAKGKEIFDIGYKYTKSNYKAIDFTLNEHTKLS, via the coding sequence ATGAAGATTGGTTTAGTGCTTTCGGGTGGAGGGGCGCGCGGTTTTGCTCATTTGGGCGTAATCAAGGCGTTGGAAGAATTTGGTTTGAGGTTCTACCATGTAGCAGGTACTAGCGCGGGTTCAATTGCCGGAGCATTTTATTGTTACGGGTATACCCCGGATGAGATTCTTGATCGAATTTCGCAAATGGGGTTCTTGAAATCTGTGCGACCGGCATGGGCTTGGACAGGTTTGCTAAGCATGGATGGTTTTAAAGAAATGATGTGCAGGTGCATGCCTGAAAATAATTTTAGTGCGTTGAAAATTCCGTTAACCGTTGCTGCAACGGAGATCAGGTTGGGTAAAGTTGTCTATTTTGAGGAGGGTGAATTGATACCTGCTGTGTTGGCATCATCGACCATACCTGCCCTGTTCAACCCGGTAAAGCAAAATGGAAATGTATATGTAGATGGTGGTATTATGGATAACCTGCCGGTAAGGCCATTGGTAGGGAAGTGTGATTTTATTATTGGAAGTCATTGCAACCCGGTAGCACAACGATTCGATATAAACAGCGTAAAGGATGTTACGGAAAGAAGTTTATTGATTGCCATCAATGTGAATACAACAAAAAGCAAAACGTATTGCAACCAGGTAATCGAACCTCCCGATCTGGGCAAGTTCAGTACATTTGATCTCGCAAAAGGTAAGGAGATATTTGATATTGGCTACAAGTACACCAAATCCAATTACAAAGCCATCGATTTCACCCTAAACGAACACACGAAACTTTCATGA
- a CDS encoding urocanate hydratase yields MSAFTDAILQGIPDELPPAKPYDPTINHAPKRKDILTPDEKKLAVRNALRYFHPKHHEVLAKEFFNELQTYGRIYMYRFRPDYEMFARPLHEYPCKSKQAGAIMLMIQNNLDPAVAQHPHELITYGGNGAVFQNWAQYLLTMQYLATMTDEQTLHMYSGHPMGLFPSSPDAPRVVVTNGMMIPNYSKQDDWERYNALGVTQYGQMTAGSYMYIGPQGIVHGTTITVLNAGRKISKAGEGLAGKLFLTSGLGGMSGAQPKAGNIAGCITVVAEVNDKATEKRHVQGWVDEICDDLDQLVDRVRKAKQEKEVVSLAYRGNIVDVWERFDTENIFVDLGSDQTSLHNPWAGGYYPAGLSFEESNRLMASDPEVFKKHVQESLRRQATAINKHAAKGTYFFDYGNAFLLEASRAGAEVMAADGIDFRYPSYVQDIMGPMCFDYGFGPFRWVCTSGKEEDLDYTDNLALKVMEELLTQAPEEIHGQLIDNINWIKHAKTNRLVVGSQARILYADAAGRIKIAAAFNQAIREGKIGTVVLGRDHHDVSGTDSPFRETSNIYDGSKFTADMAIHNVIGDSFRGATWVSIHNGGGVGWGEVINGGFGLLLDGTAAADRKLRSMLYFDVNNGIARRAWAGNEHALTTIGIENQSISGIKTTVPYPVSLTLLNQF; encoded by the coding sequence ATGAGCGCATTTACAGACGCCATCCTTCAGGGCATACCGGATGAACTTCCTCCAGCAAAGCCTTATGATCCTACCATAAACCATGCACCTAAGCGTAAAGACATACTTACACCGGACGAAAAAAAGCTTGCTGTAAGAAATGCCTTGCGGTATTTTCATCCAAAGCATCATGAAGTATTAGCCAAAGAGTTCTTTAACGAATTGCAAACATACGGACGGATTTATATGTATCGGTTCCGTCCTGATTATGAGATGTTTGCCCGGCCGTTGCATGAATATCCATGCAAATCGAAGCAGGCAGGTGCCATTATGCTGATGATTCAGAATAACCTGGATCCGGCCGTAGCCCAACACCCACATGAACTGATTACGTATGGCGGAAATGGAGCCGTATTCCAAAACTGGGCGCAATATTTACTAACCATGCAGTACCTCGCTACCATGACGGATGAACAAACGCTGCACATGTACTCTGGCCACCCGATGGGTTTGTTTCCGTCATCACCCGATGCACCGCGTGTGGTGGTAACAAACGGTATGATGATTCCGAATTATTCCAAACAAGATGATTGGGAGCGGTACAATGCATTAGGTGTTACGCAATACGGCCAGATGACAGCCGGATCATATATGTATATCGGTCCGCAAGGCATTGTTCACGGCACAACGATTACCGTGCTTAATGCCGGACGCAAAATTTCAAAAGCAGGCGAGGGGCTTGCAGGAAAGCTATTTCTGACATCTGGGTTAGGGGGCATGAGCGGTGCGCAACCCAAGGCCGGCAATATTGCCGGATGCATTACGGTGGTAGCGGAGGTTAATGATAAAGCAACCGAAAAGCGTCATGTACAAGGTTGGGTGGATGAAATTTGTGATGATCTTGATCAACTTGTTGATCGCGTAAGAAAGGCAAAGCAGGAGAAAGAAGTTGTTTCGTTGGCTTACCGGGGAAATATTGTGGATGTGTGGGAGCGCTTTGATACAGAAAATATTTTTGTTGATCTGGGTTCTGATCAAACCTCGTTGCATAATCCTTGGGCGGGTGGGTATTATCCCGCGGGGTTAAGCTTTGAAGAATCAAACCGATTGATGGCCAGTGACCCGGAAGTATTTAAAAAGCACGTTCAGGAATCATTACGCAGGCAGGCCACGGCCATTAATAAACATGCAGCAAAGGGCACTTACTTTTTTGATTATGGCAATGCCTTTTTGCTGGAGGCTTCGCGTGCCGGGGCCGAAGTAATGGCTGCTGATGGTATTGATTTCAGGTATCCATCCTATGTGCAGGACATTATGGGACCCATGTGTTTCGATTATGGATTCGGTCCGTTTCGCTGGGTGTGCACTTCCGGTAAAGAAGAAGATCTCGATTATACGGATAACCTGGCACTGAAGGTGATGGAGGAGTTGTTAACACAGGCTCCTGAAGAAATACATGGACAATTAATTGATAATATAAACTGGATTAAACACGCAAAGACCAACCGTTTGGTGGTGGGTTCGCAGGCAAGAATATTATATGCAGATGCAGCCGGCAGGATAAAAATTGCAGCGGCATTTAATCAGGCGATCAGGGAAGGAAAAATCGGAACAGTTGTACTGGGTCGTGATCATCATGACGTATCTGGTACGGATAGTCCCTTCCGCGAGACTTCGAATATTTACGATGGATCAAAATTTACAGCCGATATGGCCATTCATAATGTGATTGGTGACTCCTTTAGAGGCGCTACCTGGGTCTCCATTCACAATGGCGGGGGAGTAGGTTGGGGTGAAGTAATCAACGGTGGTTTTGGGCTATTGTTGGATGGCACAGCCGCAGCTGATCGAAAGTTGAGGAGCATGCTTTATTTTGATGTGAACAACGGAATTGCCCGTAGGGCCTGGGCAGGGAATGAACATGCATTAACAACCATTGGTATTGAAAATCAGTCAATTAGTGGAATTAAGACTACCGTTCCATATCCGGTATCCCTAACTTTATTAAACCAGTTCTGA